From Vidua macroura isolate BioBank_ID:100142 chromosome 5, ASM2450914v1, whole genome shotgun sequence, the proteins below share one genomic window:
- the NEDD1 gene encoding protein NEDD1 — MQESIRFASSGDDIKIWDSSSFTVVEQFNPHTPSHPVSSLCWASNNRYLATASAAGDKIIVSSCKSKPVPLFEIAEGAKQTCVSLNSSSSYLVSGGLDNTVNIWDLKSRKIYRSLKEHKDEITCVAYNWNDGYIVSGSLSGEIILHSVTTNLSSSPFGYGSRQPIRHLKYSSFKKSLLGTVSDSGNVTLWDVNSQNPYHNFENTHKAPASEICFSPVNKLLLVTVGLDKRIILYDTSSKKLLTTIVADFPLTTVDFMPDGTTLAIGCSRGKICQYDLRQLTSPVKAVTAHKGCVKCIRLQFSSTFTKSNITGSSNKPVSKRVEVKTGSNLGGIQNTGIKNIASQASAAVSSHLTLTNENKGGEIFQEKTGFPHSSSLDVIPSKEADHGKSAELSNFDDLGRSSLGDVFSPVRDDIIANKVTEDPQGNGLDFQSYLLGLDFLPQPTIAFPLKRNLVGSSAQGTQSSPLHALVGSPIKEEEEHPETDSKKISLGKQESKDVLKQVSKSSLSSIEPSPLPSTPDVNEKLVKTIQAHPAYDLPVNGTTSPSSKIASPVTAGVASSLSEKIVETIGSSRPNAPLTAIQINFIQNMIQETMDDFREACHRDIVNLQVEMIKQFHMQLNEMHALLERYSVNESLVAEIERLREENKRLRTHF, encoded by the exons ATGCAAGAAAGCATACGTTTTGCATCATCAGGAGATGATATTAAAATATGGGATTCCTCATCTTTCACTGTGGTGGAGCAGTTCAACCCACATACGCCCTCACATCCAGTCAGTTCACTGTGCTGGGCCAGCAATA ATAGATACCTGGCtactgcttctgctgctggtgATAAAATAATTGTTTCGAGCTGTAAAAGCAAACCTGTCCCACTCTTTGAAATAGCTGAAGGA GCAAAACAGACATGTGTGAGCTTGAATTCTAGTTCTTCATATCTTGTCAGTGGAGGCCTTGATAACACAGTTAATATCTGGGATCTGAAGTCCAGAAAGATTTACCGCAGCCTAAAG GAGCATAAAGATGAAATCACATGTGTTGCATATAATTGGAATGATGGCTATATTGTTTCTGGATCTTTGAGTGGTGAAATCATCCTACACAGTGTTACCACCAATTTATCAAGTAGTCCCTTTGGTTATGGCAGCAGACAG CCTATTCGACACTTGAAATATTCATCCTTTAAGAAATCCTTGCTGGGCACTGTTTCTGACAGTGGAAATGTAACTCTCTGGGATGTAAATAGCCAGAACCCATatcataattttgaaaatactcaTAAAGCACCAGCCTcagaaatctgcttttctccagtCAATAAGCTGCTGCTTGTAACTGTGGGTTTGGATAAAAGAATTATTCTCTATGACACTTCAAGTAAAAA GTTACTGACAACAATTGTAGCGGATTTTCCTCTAACCACAGTAGACTTCATGCCTGATGGTACTACTTTGGCTATAGGATGTTCCCGGGGAAAGATCTGCCAGTATGACTTAAGACAACTGACATCACCAGTGAAAGCAGTTACTGCTCACAAAGGCTGTGTGAAATGCATACGTCTTCAGTTCAGCAGCACTTTTACCAAG tctaACATCACAGGTTCTTCAAATAAACCCGTGTCCAAAAGAGTAGAAGTCAAAACTGGTAGTAATCTTGGAGGAATTCAAAATACTGGCATCAAAAACATTGCCTCTCAAGCATCAGCAGCAGTTTCCTCTCATCTTACACTGACAAATGAGAATAAAGGAGGAGagatttttcaggagaaaacag GTTTTCCCCATAGTTCCAGCTTGGATGTCATTCCATCTAAAGAAGCAGATCATGGGAAAAGTGCTGAATTAAGTAATTTTGATGATTTGGGTCGAAGTAGTTTAGGAGATGTGTTCTCTCCAGTCAGAGATG ATATTATTGCAAATAAAGTGACTGAAGATCCTCAAGGAAATG gCTTGGATTTCCAGTCCTACCTGTTAGGTTTGGATTTTCTCCCACAGCCAACCATTGcctttccattaaaaagaaacctAGTGGGCAGTAGTGCACAAGGGACACAGTCTAGCCCATTGCATGCTCTTGTGGGATCTCCAATTAAAGAAGAAGAGGAACATCCAGAGACTGACTCTAAGAAAATAAGTCTTGGAAAACAAGAATCTAAAGATGTCTTGAAGCAG GTTTCAAAATCAAGCTTATCAAGCATAGAACCTTCTCCACTGCCATCTACTCCTGATGTAAATGAGAAACTAGTGAAGACTATTCAGGCCCATCCTGCATATGATCTACCAGTAAATGGTACTACCTCACCAA GTTCAAAGATAGCATCACCTGTCACTGCTGGAGTTGCAAGTTCATTGTCAGAAAAAATAGTAGAAACCATTGGGAGTAGCAGACCGAATGCACCTCTGACAGCAATTCAAATAAACTTCATTCAGAATATGATACAAGAAACAATGGATGACTTCAG